Proteins from one Phocoena sinus isolate mPhoSin1 chromosome 8, mPhoSin1.pri, whole genome shotgun sequence genomic window:
- the TIGD3 gene encoding tigger transposable element-derived protein 3, translating into MELCSKKKLHALSLAEKIQVLELLDESKMSQSEVARRFQVSQPQISRICKNKEKLLADWCSGTANRERKRKRESKYSGIDEALLCWYHIAQAKAWEVTGPMLLHKAKELADIMGQDFVPSIGWLVRWKRRNNVGFGARHVVVSPFTPELPPPAPTPQAQLPLSLKDFSPEDIFGCAEVPLLYRAVPGRVGVCDRVQVLLCANSRGTEKRRVLVSGLQAAPRCFFGVSSEALPASYHPDLAIPWSEWLAQFDRDMGRQGRQVALLLAARVVEELAGLPGLGHVKLLPLSAASTTPSLPSSVVQAFKAHYRRRLLGKLAAVQSERAGTSLAEAGAGITVLDALHMAAAAWAKVPLQLIVSSFVQEGLAPGKTALAPHKASEMPPVPGGLSLEEFSRFVDLEGEEPVSGVCKEEVGTEDQGGGGEDVLEPLPTKADALRALGTLRRWIECKGTGPELFANFYACEEEVERLCCL; encoded by the coding sequence ATGGAGCTGTGCAGCAAGAAGAAGCTTCACGCCCTGTCCCTGGCCGAGAAGATCCAGGTGCTGGAACTCCTGGATGAGTCCAAGATGTCCCAGTCGGAGGTGGCCCGGCGCTTCCAGGTCTCCCAGCCCCAGATCTCCCGCATCTGCAAAAATAAGGAGAAGCTGCTGGCGGACTGGTGCAGTGGCACGGCCAACCGGGAGCGCAAGCGCAAGCGGGAGTCCAAGTACAGCGGGATCGATGAGGCTCTGCTCTGCTGGTACCACATTGCCCAGGCCAAGGCCTGGGAGGTGACGGGGCCCATGCTGCTCCATAAAGCCAAGGAGCTGGCCGACATCATGGGCCAGGACTTTGTGCCCAGCATTGGCTGGCTGGTCCGCTGGAAACGCCGAAACAACGTGGGCTTCGGGGCCCGCCACGTAGTGGTGTCTCCGTTCACCCCTGAGCTGCCTCCCCCAGCTCCCACGCCCCAGGCCCAGCTGCCTCTTTCTCTTAAAGATTTCTCCCCAGAGGACATTTTTGGGTGTGCTGAAGTGCCCTTGCTATATCGGGCAGTGCCCGGCAGAGTGGGTGTGTGTGATCGGGTACAGGTGCTGCTGTGTGCCAACAGCAGGGGCACAGAGAAACGGCGGGTGTTGGTCAGTGGGCTCCAGGCTGCCCCAAGATGCTTCTTTGGGGTCAGCAGTGAGGCCCTGCCCGCCTCCTACCACCCTGACCTGGCCATCCCCTGGTCAGAATGGTTGGCACAGTTTGATCGGGACATGGGGCGGCAGGGCCGACAGGTAGCCTTGCTGCTGGCTGCCCGAGTGGTGGAGGAGTTGGCAGGCCTGCCCGGGCTCGGCCACGTGAAGCTCTTGCCTCTGTCCGCTGCTAGCACCACGCCTTCCCTGCCCAGCTCCGTGGTCCAGGCCTTTAAGGCCCATTACCGGCGCCGTCTGTTGGGCAAGCTGGCTGCCGTCCAGAGCGAGAGGGCTGGCACATCGCTAGCTGAGGCCGGGGCAGGCATCACAGTGCTGGATGCTCTACACATGGCAGCGGCGGCCTGGGCCAAGGTGCCTCTCCAGCTCATCGTGAGCAGCTTTGTTCAGGAAGGGCTGGCTCCAGGCAAAACGGCCCTGGCCCCGCACAAAGCCTCAGAGATGCCACCCGTCCCCGGTGGGCTGAGCCTCGAGGAGTTTTCCCGCTTTGTGGACCTGGAGGGTGAGGAGCCTGTGTCTGGAGTGTGCAAAGAGGAGGTGGGCACGGAAGACCAGGGTGGGGGCGGAGAGGACGTCTTGGAGCCCCTGCCCACCAAAGCCGATGCCCTCCGGGCTCTGGGCACGTTGAGGAGGTGGATTGAGTGCAAGGGCACCGGCCCTGAGCTCTTTGCAAATTTCTACGCCTGTGAGGAGGAGGTGGAGCGACTCTGCTGCCTGTGA